Genomic segment of Synechococcus sp. A15-28:
CTCAGCCGAGGTCGGATCCACCTCCACCATCCAGCCGTACTTGTTGCCCGCCAGGCCGTAGACGTTGCCCAGTCCCCCCAGTTTTCCGTCCTTGCAGACAAACGGCCGTTCCGACGGTGCCGCCGCGCTGCCATCGGCATGGACCGGTTCCGGCACCTGGGATTGAAAATTTTCCTCAGCGCTGAGCACGGTCCCCCAGGGCGTGGTGCCGCCACCGCAATTCGCAAACGTGCCGATGATCCGGTCGCCCAGGCCATCGTCGTAGCCCTGCCGGCTGCTGGCCCTGAACACCGCGGCGGCCGGCCCCGTGCTGATCAGCTGCTGCTGCGGATCCTTAAGACCGCTGATGCCCGTGATGCGCCGGTCCTGTGGGCCTTGTGCCCGTTTCCACTGGCCCTGACCATCCCGCTGCAGGGTCATCACGCCGATCCCGAGGTCGGTCATCGCTTCATCCGCGACGGCACGGATCTGCTGCAGCCGGCGATCGCCGGCAGGCAACGCCGTGCAGTCGACGACGCCATCGCTGGGCTGGAGGGACGCGACCAGGGCGGCAAAAGGCAGAGAACGACCCACCACCTCGGCAAAACCCTGCACCCAGGGCACGGCACTGATGTATTCGAAATTGACGGTCATCGACGCCCGGTCCGGCCCCTGCTGCACAAAACCGAGGTGATCGTTGTTGAAGCCGAAGCGGCTGTCGCCGAGGGGATCACCCCAGGCCGCCAGCAGTTGCGACGCAAAGCCGTCCGGGACGGTCAGCCGATCCTCCAGCGCCAGTTCCCGGTAGGTGGACTGCTGTTCGCTGGCCTGGAGCCCATCGCTGTTCACCGGCAGGGGCACCCGCACCGGCTGAAAGGGAAATGCCTTGGCAGCACGGCTGCTGCCCCCTGGCGCGATGCAGCCCGACAGTCCCTTGGCCGTCAACACACCGACGCCGCCGAGACCAAGCAGGGAGAGCACGGAACGTCGGCGCATCGGTCAGACCTCAATCGGTGCAGGCGGTGGTGCGACGTGGACTCAGCACCACAATCCAGTTTGACTGAAGCGGATTGAAGTTGTCATCGCTGGCTAACACCAGGGTGTGTCGTCCATCCGACAGCACGGGCCCCAGCGCTATGGCCTCCCAGTTGTCCGGCGGCAGACCGGCCTCCAGCAGATCCCAGCCAATGATCGGCTGCACCGGAGCCCCCCCGGGTTCAGGCAAGGCAAACAGCTGAAGCCTGGCCGTCCATTGATCAGGGGGCGTAAACCCCCGCCGCAGGCCCAGCAGCTGCTTATGGGTTGGCAGGGCCAGCAGTTCCGTCAGTCCGTTGTGGCGGCCGATGTCCCCTCCATCCAGGGCCCCAGCCGAGCGAATCTCGTCGCCGGAACGGCGTCTCATCAGGCTGATCCCATCCCCGGCTTGGTGCTGCGCCAACGGCGCCTCCGCCGCCAGCAGCAAATCGCCGGGGCCAAGGGCCGTCAGCGATTCCGGACCTTTGTTGGAGCCAAGACCCTGGCCAGGGGTGGCCCGCCAGGCCTGGGGCAACGGCAGCTCCTGCTGCAGCCGACCGCTGCCGAGATCGATCTGAATCAGCCGAGCGCGACGGTCATTCGAGCGGCGCCCCTCACTGGCAATCCAGGCTTGCCGGCCCTCGATCACCAACCCTTCTCCATCAAAGGTCTCAGGCAGGGGCTGCCCGTCGCCACCCCTCAGCAGCACTCTGCGGCCTGGCCAGAGCGTGTCGCGTTGGCCCTCGAGCCATTGAGCCAATCCCCCCCAGGGCACCAAATGCCCGACAGGCGCATCGCTGAGCAACCAGAGACGGTCTTCGTTCCGCTGATAGGCCGCCGCCGAGAACCCACCCAGAGGACGGCCATCGGCAAGCGTTCGGGGCAGCTTGATCGTTCGCACCAGCTCCCAGCCGGCCTCGAGCGGACAGGGCAACGGCAGCTCCATGGCGGTCAGCGCGCAGGACGCAACCGTTGCATCAGGGCCTGATCGGCAGCAAGCACAGCAGCCGCCAACAGGTCCGCCACGGTGGAGATCACCCGGTAGCTCAGCACCACCGCCAACAGGGAGGCCTCATCCACGCTGGCCCCCAGGCGCAGCAGAAGCGTGGCTTCAAACACCCCCAGTCCCCCGGGCGCTCCAGGCACCACCAATCCCGCCGCATAGGCCAGGGCAAAACCAGCCAGCCACTGGGCAGCCGCTGGAGTGGTGAGATCAAAGGCCGCCAGGCAGCAGGCGAATCCGGCGAATCGGACCAGCACAAACACCACCTGGGCAGTCAGGGGCAGCCAGGGGGCACCGCCGCGGCCGCTGCCGTCCACCGGCAGAGCACCGCTGTCCGCCGTCTGCAGCTGAGCGGCCTTGGAGCGTTCCAGTCGCCGCAGCACAGGCTCCCGCAGGCGCGTCAGCAGCAACACCAGCGACGGGATCGGTGCCAGCAGCAGCAGACCGTTCTGCCATCCCCCCGCCATGAGCAGCAGCGAGGCTGCTGCCACGATCAGCAGGGGATCGAGGATCACCCCCGCCAGAGCGGGCCCTGCCCCCATGGCTGGTCGCAGCACACGCACCCGTTCCACCAGGTGCCAGATGCCCCCTGGCAGGTACTTGAGCAGATTGCTGCGCACGAACAACGGCACCAGTGCCAGGCCATGCGGCCGCTGTCCCAGCCAATCAAGAAGCACCCGCCAGGCCAGCCCGTTGATCAGGATGCTGAGCCAGGTCAGGCCAAGGCCCAGCAGCAGCAGCCACCAGCCCCTTGGTTCGAGGTTGATCTGCCGCAGCTCCTGCCCCTGATGCAACAGGGCCACAGCGATGAAGGCCAGGCTGGCCAGGGTGATCCACAGCTTCGGCTTGAGCAGGGATCGGATCACCACGTCCAGGGTTCCTCGCTCTCGAAGCTGGCCACCTGGGCTGCAGCCCTCAGATCAGCGATGGAACAACCGCTGGTCTGGCTGAGCTGCTGCAGCGCATCAGCTTCCGGTTTGACCGTGCAACGACCATCCGGACGTTGGACCTGCTTGGCCTTCAGCGCACCCCACGGCGTGGCGAGCATGCCGGCACGACGGGGAAGCAGCCATCGGCCCTGTTGCCGCTCCCGCAAGCCGATGCTGGGACCGGCCTCGAACCAGATCCGCCGGAGCGTCTGGGCCTGCTCGGTGCTCACCAGGGCCGTGACGGCAACCCCGACTCGGCCCTTCTTCATCTGCAGGGATTGACAGGCCACATCCACGGCACCGCCCTGGCGCAATCGATCCAGCAGCCAGGCGATGTCTTCGGCAGAGGCATCATCGATCCAGGCCTCCTGCACCACCAGCGGCTGCCAACGAGGCTCGAGCTCTGGGGTGGAACTCTCCCCCTGGCCCAGGCAGATCCTCACCAGGTTGGGGCGATCCAGCTGACGGTGTCCCAGGCCGATGCCGATGGCAGAAGGGGTGAACAGCGGTGGTGCTGTAAAGCTCTCGGCCAGAACGGACACCAGCGCCAGACCGGTTGGTGTGGTGAGCTCCCCCTCGGGCAGCGAGGGGTCCTGTCGCAACGGAACCTGATGGGCACGGGCCAACTCGAGCACCGCCGGCACCGGTACCGGCAACAGACCATGGGCTGTGTTGACGCTGCCTCTGCCCGCGGGCGGTGGGTCGCAGCTGATCCGCTGCGGAGCCAGGTGATGGATGGCTGCGCAGACCCCCACCACATCCACGATGGAGTCGATGGCCCCCACTTCGTGGAAGTGGACGGACTCAGGAGGTTGGCCATGGACCGTGGCCTCCGCTTCAGCCAAAGCCGTGAACACCGCCATCACCGTCTGCTGGAGCCGGGGCTCCAGGGAGGACCTCTCCAGCTGCATCCGAATCTCAGCCCAGTGGCGGTGCGGCGGATCGGGCTCCAGGCCCACAACGCTGAGGCGGCGCCCCCGCAGGCCACCGCTGCGGGTCTCCTCCAGATCCAGGCGCACCAGATCCTTCAGGCCGAGCTGAGCCAGAGGAGCTTCGATCACATCCCTGGGAACCCCAAGGTCGAGCAGACCCGCCAACAACATGTCTCCCGCCAATCCGGTCGGACAGTCGATGTGGAGCGATCCAGCGGTCGCGGCCAGCGTCATCGCCCCAGCCGGGGTGCCGAGCTCAACAACTGGTCGGCTCTCTGGCTGAGGTCCGCCTGATCACGCCGCAGCAGCTGCTCGATTTCACGGCGGGCGCGGCGCTGTTCGCGCTGGGCCGTGGCAACGTCGTGTCCCGAAAGCCCCCAGAGCTGACCCAGCAGAGCCCTGTCATCGGCACCACCGCGTGCTTTGCCGTAGACCACGGTTTCCGCAGCGATCCCGGCCTGGAGCAGACGACTCCAGCGGCGCAGATCCTCCAGAGGCATGCGGACGCTGTCTGGCACAGGAAACTCAGTCGCGCCGCTGCTGCGCAGACCCGCCTGCAGGCAGGCCAACGTACCCACCAGCACCCGTTGCACCGGCATCTGCTCCTGCTCGGCGATCAGCAGATGACCAGCCTCATGAACGGCGATGCGCCGCAGCCGCCCCTCGCCCCCCGGCAAGGCCTCCGCCAGCACATGCCCGCCCATGCCCTGCCAGCTGGCAGCATCCACGCTGAGCATGACCAGGCCACCGCCAACGGCCACCACGATCCAGGCCGGTGACAGGCCCAAGACCGGTCCGAAGGCTCCCAGCCCAGTGATCGCAGCGACTACCAGCCCCGCCCGCAGCGTTCCTGTGGAACCCTCGCCCGCGTCAGCCATCAGCCTCGACTGCGGGCAGGAGCACGCCCCCGCGCGCCCCTGGATTTGCCTCCCCGGGTGGGCATCGGAGCGATCACCTCATGGGATTCGAGACGAAGCTGCTCCCC
This window contains:
- a CDS encoding esterase-like activity of phytase family protein, with translation MELPLPCPLEAGWELVRTIKLPRTLADGRPLGGFSAAAYQRNEDRLWLLSDAPVGHLVPWGGLAQWLEGQRDTLWPGRRVLLRGGDGQPLPETFDGEGLVIEGRQAWIASEGRRSNDRRARLIQIDLGSGRLQQELPLPQAWRATPGQGLGSNKGPESLTALGPGDLLLAAEAPLAQHQAGDGISLMRRRSGDEIRSAGALDGGDIGRHNGLTELLALPTHKQLLGLRRGFTPPDQWTARLQLFALPEPGGAPVQPIIGWDLLEAGLPPDNWEAIALGPVLSDGRHTLVLASDDNFNPLQSNWIVVLSPRRTTACTD
- a CDS encoding lysylphosphatidylglycerol synthase domain-containing protein, translated to MVIRSLLKPKLWITLASLAFIAVALLHQGQELRQINLEPRGWWLLLLGLGLTWLSILINGLAWRVLLDWLGQRPHGLALVPLFVRSNLLKYLPGGIWHLVERVRVLRPAMGAGPALAGVILDPLLIVAAASLLLMAGGWQNGLLLLAPIPSLVLLLTRLREPVLRRLERSKAAQLQTADSGALPVDGSGRGGAPWLPLTAQVVFVLVRFAGFACCLAAFDLTTPAAAQWLAGFALAYAAGLVVPGAPGGLGVFEATLLLRLGASVDEASLLAVVLSYRVISTVADLLAAAVLAADQALMQRLRPAR
- the larC gene encoding nickel pincer cofactor biosynthesis protein LarC; amino-acid sequence: MTLAATAGSLHIDCPTGLAGDMLLAGLLDLGVPRDVIEAPLAQLGLKDLVRLDLEETRSGGLRGRRLSVVGLEPDPPHRHWAEIRMQLERSSLEPRLQQTVMAVFTALAEAEATVHGQPPESVHFHEVGAIDSIVDVVGVCAAIHHLAPQRISCDPPPAGRGSVNTAHGLLPVPVPAVLELARAHQVPLRQDPSLPEGELTTPTGLALVSVLAESFTAPPLFTPSAIGIGLGHRQLDRPNLVRICLGQGESSTPELEPRWQPLVVQEAWIDDASAEDIAWLLDRLRQGGAVDVACQSLQMKKGRVGVAVTALVSTEQAQTLRRIWFEAGPSIGLRERQQGRWLLPRRAGMLATPWGALKAKQVQRPDGRCTVKPEADALQQLSQTSGCSIADLRAAAQVASFESEEPWTW